The Nitrospira sp. genome window below encodes:
- a CDS encoding DUF2235 domain-containing protein, producing the protein MALYAFDGTWNEDEADAAKETNVLKFCKCLPPDMNVFYQEGVGTRFGFIGKLLGGVAGAGGRFRISDAKDRLEQYFAEGDRTIDIIGFSRGAALALHFANQVREDMPGADVRFLGLWDTVASFGLPGNDLNIGWALTLPDHVRQCCHAMALDERRGNFTPTRIVPRKGGVIGDRLQEVWFRGVHSDVGGGQCPGLSNITLCWMLRRAKEAGLPIVEAKLKEHEALCDPTAPISKNIDLIKDPKRTIRPTDCVHESVTARGHAGGMEHNDPPPGVMVVRG; encoded by the coding sequence ATGGCACTGTATGCCTTTGACGGAACGTGGAACGAAGATGAAGCTGATGCCGCAAAAGAGACCAATGTTCTGAAGTTTTGCAAATGCCTGCCGCCGGATATGAACGTCTTTTACCAGGAGGGCGTCGGTACGCGGTTTGGATTTATTGGGAAACTGCTGGGCGGTGTGGCAGGGGCGGGAGGCCGGTTCCGAATCAGCGACGCGAAGGATCGACTGGAGCAGTATTTCGCCGAAGGGGATCGGACGATCGACATTATTGGATTTAGCCGCGGGGCGGCGCTTGCCCTGCATTTTGCCAATCAAGTGCGGGAAGACATGCCGGGAGCGGACGTGCGGTTTCTTGGCCTGTGGGACACGGTGGCCTCCTTCGGGCTTCCCGGCAATGATCTGAATATCGGATGGGCTCTCACCTTGCCTGACCATGTCAGACAATGCTGTCACGCGATGGCGCTCGACGAACGGCGAGGGAATTTTACTCCAACCCGGATTGTCCCGCGAAAAGGGGGCGTGATTGGCGATCGGCTCCAGGAAGTGTGGTTTCGTGGGGTCCATTCCGATGTGGGTGGCGGGCAATGTCCCGGCCTGTCCAACATTACCCTCTGTTGGATGCTCCGGCGGGCCAAGGAGGCGGGCCTGCCCATAGTCGAAGCCAAGTTGAAGGAACATGAGGCCCTGTGTGATCCGACTGCTCCCATTTCCAAGAATATTGACCTGATCAAGGATCCGAAGCGAACGATTAGGCCAACCGATTGTGTGCATGAGTCGGTGACGGCACGAGGCCACGCAGGGGGGATGGAGCATAATGATCCGCCGCCCGGAGTGATGGTGGTGCGTGGGTAG
- a CDS encoding alkaline phosphatase D family protein, with product MRKLLYSVFSCIFVSVSMSCAPSYREGLPLQSPFAERVPVKAELLPQGFAVGDVTAHGALIWVRTDGPAMVQVEWAPPAVWETASKMAVVMSPVAKTPRLETRADNDFTAVIPLQGLVPGTRYRYHILVSRVSAAQEQMDAMLAARGELTTLPDEQTSMPVTFAWSGDLGGQQRCRIGVDGYPIFDQMRRQGLDFFLFLGDTIYSDDVCPSPPNEPGADFKATTLADYRLRHRYQRGAMALRRFLETIPVYVTWDDHEVKNNFAGPFEAQMPAGRQALREYWPIASPPDDPQRLYRSVRYGADLELFILDDRQYRSLNADLDGPKKTMLGNAQLQWLLDGLRRSTATWKVIATSVPLSIPKGGGATVPGYDGWAGGADGTGFERERQVMVDTILQQQLKNVVFLGGDVHWVQANAYDPDQNGVIDFHEFVAGPLSARPGRLTAASESLHPTRLINEEGYYNFGLVRVTPSFFDVTVLDDAGTVRFSHRLSAK from the coding sequence ATGCGAAAGCTTCTTTATTCTGTCTTCAGTTGTATCTTTGTGTCGGTGTCGATGAGCTGTGCCCCCTCTTATCGCGAGGGGTTGCCTCTCCAGAGTCCCTTTGCGGAGCGGGTGCCGGTGAAAGCGGAACTCTTGCCGCAGGGATTTGCGGTCGGTGATGTGACGGCCCATGGGGCGCTGATCTGGGTGCGGACTGATGGCCCGGCGATGGTGCAGGTCGAGTGGGCGCCGCCTGCTGTGTGGGAGACGGCTTCCAAGATGGCGGTGGTGATGTCGCCGGTGGCCAAGACTCCCCGGTTGGAGACCCGCGCAGACAATGATTTTACGGCGGTGATTCCGTTGCAGGGCTTGGTGCCGGGTACGCGCTATCGGTATCACATATTGGTTAGCCGAGTGTCCGCGGCGCAGGAACAGATGGACGCCATGCTGGCGGCGCGCGGAGAATTGACGACCTTGCCGGATGAACAGACGTCGATGCCGGTGACGTTTGCCTGGAGCGGCGATCTCGGCGGCCAGCAGCGCTGCCGGATCGGAGTGGACGGCTATCCGATTTTCGACCAGATGCGCCGCCAGGGGCTCGATTTCTTTTTGTTCCTGGGCGATACGATTTACAGCGACGACGTGTGCCCCTCACCGCCGAACGAACCGGGCGCCGACTTCAAAGCCACAACGCTGGCGGACTATCGATTGCGGCACCGGTATCAGCGCGGAGCGATGGCCTTGCGGCGATTTCTCGAAACGATCCCTGTCTATGTGACATGGGACGATCATGAGGTGAAGAACAATTTTGCCGGCCCGTTCGAGGCGCAGATGCCGGCCGGCCGCCAGGCGCTGCGCGAATATTGGCCGATTGCGTCGCCTCCGGACGATCCGCAACGGTTGTATCGTTCGGTGCGGTATGGCGCCGACCTGGAACTGTTCATTCTAGACGACCGGCAATATCGCAGCCTGAATGCCGACCTGGATGGACCGAAGAAGACGATGCTGGGGAATGCGCAGTTGCAGTGGCTGCTGGACGGGTTGCGCCGCTCGACGGCCACCTGGAAGGTGATTGCGACCTCGGTGCCGCTCTCGATCCCCAAGGGCGGCGGTGCGACAGTGCCAGGGTATGACGGGTGGGCAGGCGGAGCCGATGGCACAGGGTTTGAGCGCGAGCGGCAGGTCATGGTCGATACTATTTTGCAGCAGCAGCTTAAGAACGTTGTTTTCCTCGGCGGGGATGTTCACTGGGTACAGGCCAATGCGTACGATCCGGATCAAAACGGTGTGATCGACTTTCATGAGTTCGTCGCAGGCCCCTTGTCCGCCAGGCCAGGCAGGCTCACGGCGGCGAGTGAGTCGCTGCATCCCACCAGACTGATCAATGAAGAGGGCTATTACAATTTCGGCCTGGTGCGGGTGACCCCGTCCTTCTTCGACGTCACGGTCCTCGACGACGCCGGAACGGTGCGCTTTTCTCACCGGCTTTCGGCGAAGTAG
- a CDS encoding DMT family transporter, translating into MASPSTSAAYGALALAAVLWGGSIVAQKLALGSFSAVEASVLRDIGGLGILLATWWWQEGTLAKLNARDLLTLGLLGLGVLGNHLLILMGLKYVSGAVAGVIIGSAPVVTALLSAALIQDVPLRSVWAGGLLSCAGVALVSIAGFQAAGEQPLLGSALVFLGVVSWALYSIGSRAMMDRVSALTVNWTTLLVATVIQIPLLWTDRKMLDVGVASVTMPDWLALGYLVLFATAVAQQAWLYGVQGIGPSRASVLGNLTPVAAVALSALILHESVGLVEIVGIVLILAGVWVVDRQTAKLMK; encoded by the coding sequence ATGGCATCACCATCAACCAGTGCGGCGTACGGAGCGTTGGCGCTTGCGGCAGTGTTGTGGGGCGGGTCGATTGTCGCGCAGAAGCTGGCGCTCGGCTCGTTTTCAGCGGTGGAAGCCTCAGTGTTGCGCGATATCGGCGGGCTGGGGATCCTTCTGGCGACCTGGTGGTGGCAGGAAGGGACGCTGGCGAAACTCAATGCGAGGGATCTGCTGACGTTGGGTTTGCTCGGGCTTGGCGTTTTGGGTAACCACCTGCTGATCTTGATGGGCCTCAAGTATGTGAGCGGAGCGGTGGCCGGGGTTATTATCGGCTCGGCTCCTGTGGTCACGGCGCTGTTGTCGGCCGCATTGATTCAGGACGTGCCGCTTCGGTCTGTGTGGGCGGGGGGGCTGCTCTCCTGCGCGGGTGTCGCACTGGTCTCGATCGCGGGGTTTCAGGCCGCCGGGGAGCAGCCCTTGCTGGGGAGCGCGCTCGTGTTTCTGGGTGTCGTGAGCTGGGCGCTCTATAGCATCGGCAGCCGCGCTATGATGGACCGGGTTTCGGCCTTGACCGTGAATTGGACCACGTTGCTGGTGGCGACGGTGATCCAAATTCCATTGCTCTGGACCGATCGGAAAATGCTCGACGTGGGTGTGGCGTCGGTCACGATGCCGGATTGGCTTGCGTTGGGTTATCTTGTTCTGTTTGCTACGGCTGTTGCGCAGCAGGCCTGGTTATACGGGGTGCAGGGGATTGGCCCCTCTCGCGCTTCGGTGCTTGGCAATCTCACGCCGGTCGCCGCGGTGGCCTTGTCCGCGCTGATCCTCCATGAATCGGTTGGTCTGGTTGAGATTGTGGGTATTGTCCTGATCCTTGCCGGCGTCTGGGTGGTGGATCGGCAAACGGCGAAGCTCATGAAGTAG
- a CDS encoding nuclear transport factor 2 family protein, giving the protein MLEQRIEEVTKANQAFYEAFGDLDIAKMDRIWAHQEYVTCIHPGWALRSDWPEVRDSWVLIFNNTFSMKFELSEVMIQVAGDMAWVICIENIVSQQSDEPQQAKVLATNLFERIGDEWLMIHHHGSAVMG; this is encoded by the coding sequence ATGCTGGAACAACGGATCGAAGAAGTAACGAAAGCCAATCAAGCCTTTTACGAGGCGTTTGGCGATCTCGATATTGCCAAGATGGATCGCATCTGGGCGCATCAGGAATATGTGACCTGCATTCATCCCGGCTGGGCCTTGCGCTCGGACTGGCCCGAGGTGCGCGATTCCTGGGTACTGATTTTCAATAATACGTTCTCGATGAAGTTTGAATTGTCCGAGGTCATGATTCAGGTGGCCGGGGACATGGCCTGGGTCATCTGCATCGAAAATATCGTCAGTCAGCAGTCCGATGAGCCGCAGCAGGCGAAGGTCCTTGCCACGAATCTCTTCGAGCGGATTGGGGACGAGTGGCTGATGATTCATCATCATGGGTCGGCGGTGATGGGGTAG